The following is a genomic window from Pedobacter sp. KBS0701.
GCTTGCTCGATGGCCGCTATTTCATCTCTTACCTCAGGGTTTTGAGATGCCATTTCCTCCACCTGCAGTGTTTCTTCAGGTGATAAATCACCTAAAACGTACAGTTCAAGTACTCCAGATTCGATATATGCTTTTAAATTTTCCACGCTCAATTAAAATTCCTTCTCAATTCAATAATAGCCAACCGGATCCGGGTTTTCACCGTACCTAATGGCAGATCTAACTTTTCTGCGGCTTCCACATGTGTGAAACCCTTGTAATAAACTAAATCAAGAACTGCTTGTAAATCCGGTTTAAGGTTTTCTACAAGTTGCTTAACACCAAGAACATCCGGGTTAAACGTAACCTTGTTTTGTTCATCAACGAAACTTACGTTATTTTCTATATCTTGGTTTTTGAGTGAATTCTTAAAATCTTTAGAACGGAGTTTATCGATCGATAAATTGCGGGCAATATTCATCATCCACGTAAACAAACGTCCTTTTGTATGATCATAGTGTGCTGCAGACTGCCAGATTTTTACGAAAGTTTCTTGTAATACATCTTCTGCAAGCTCTGTGTGGGTAATAATACGTGAAATAACGCCGTAAAGCGCTGACGAATACATGCTGTACAGCGTTTTTAGTACCGCCGGATCTTTCGATTGCAGTGCTTGAACAAGTTCAGGCTCGGTTAGAGTTAATTTTTTTAATGCAGTCACTATTGGTCACTAAGATACAATACACAACACTAAAAGCAAAAAAATGTTTTAAAAATGCATTCCGCTTAAGAGTGCGATTTTTAAAACATTGCTAATCTATT
Proteins encoded in this region:
- a CDS encoding RNA polymerase sigma factor encodes the protein MTALKKLTLTEPELVQALQSKDPAVLKTLYSMYSSALYGVISRIITHTELAEDVLQETFVKIWQSAAHYDHTKGRLFTWMMNIARNLSIDKLRSKDFKNSLKNQDIENNVSFVDEQNKVTFNPDVLGVKQLVENLKPDLQAVLDLVYYKGFTHVEAAEKLDLPLGTVKTRIRLAIIELRRNFN